Proteins encoded in a region of the Leopardus geoffroyi isolate Oge1 chromosome E2, O.geoffroyi_Oge1_pat1.0, whole genome shotgun sequence genome:
- the LEUTX gene encoding paired-like homeodomain transcription factor LEUTX translates to MVKSGGYINHIFFIHLSQLLRPSSWLSGQAQVRSLSLNVFFFFFNESLVSIPFAEEQRYARRRRTHFSAEQLQALKQVFEETMYPDWVTMTELISSTQLDESVIKHLLSPQTWFKNQRVKRKKEQQQTDSNSSLKSSNQTISIKEEQPPLPVTSANTHPGRPSILDACDHELPQSPDSVQSAGAGPSKWNSSWDSPPHDLQQICLGDPDPPWASIPYDIDQLIQLYALPGDDDLDQYLSPRCPSSGDMADIPTLIEKDL, encoded by the exons ATGGTGAAGAGTGG aggatatataaaccacatcttctttatccatttgagtCAACTTTTAAGACCAAGCTCTTGGCTCTCGGGTCAGGCTCAGGTAAGAAGTTTatctttgaatgtatttttttttttttttaatgaaagcctTGTGTCTATTCCTTTTGCAGAAGAGCAAAGGTATGCTCGCCGGAGGCGCACACACTTTAGTGCAGAACAGCTTCAAGCACTGAAACAAGTGTTCGAAGAGACCATGTACCCAGACTGGGTTACCATGACGGAACTTATTTCATCTACTCAGCTAGACGAATCCGTGATAAAG cacctcctctctccccagactTGGTTTAAGAACCAGCGcgtgaaaaggaagaaagagcagcAACAAACTGATTCAAATTCGTCACTAAAATCATCAAACCAGACGATTTCAATCAAAGAGGAGCAACCTCCCTTACCTGTAACTTCAGCAAACACTCATCCCGGGCGTCCCAGCATTTTGGATGCCTGTGACCATGAACTACCTCAGTCTCCTGATAGCGTGCAATCTGCAGGTGCTGGTCCCTCCAAGTGGAATTCGTCTTGGGATTCTCCACCTCATGATCTCCAACAGATATGTCTGGGGGACCCTGatcctccctgggcctccattCCCTATGACATAGATCAACTTATACAACTATATGCCTTACCTGGGGATGATGATCTAGATCAGTACCTCtcccccaggtgtcccagttcAGGAGATATGGCTGACATACCCACCCTTATTGAGAAAGATCTATGA